Sequence from the Pseudomonas sp. LS.1a genome:
CTGCTGTACGCTGGACGCCGCAGCAAAGCTGGCTGGAGCTGAAATGAGCGCATCGATTGTGGCGCGCCTGAAACTGGCGCGCGACGAATTCACCCTGGACGTCGACCTGCACCTGCCCGGGCGCGGCATCAGCGCGCTGTTCGGCCACTCGGGCTCTGGCAAGACCAGCTGCCTGCGGTGCCTGGCCGGGCTGGAACGGGCCACCAGCGCCTACATCGAAGTCAACGGCGAAATCTGGGAGGACAGCGCCCGCGGCTACTTCCAGGCACCGCACCTGCGCCCGGTGGGCTACGTGTTCCAGGAGGCCAGCCTGTTCCCGCACCTGTCGGTACGTGGCAACCTGGAATTCGGCTGGCGCCGGGTGGCCGCTGCCGAGCGCAAGGTCAGCCTCGACCAGGCCTGCCAGCTGCTGGGTATCGGCCACTTGCTGGCACGCCGGCCGGCAACCTTGTCCGGTGGCGAGGCGCAGCGGGTAGGCATTGCCCGCGCCCTGCTCAGCAGCCCGCGACTGTTGCTGATGGACGAGCCGCTGGCGGCCCTCGACGGGCCGCGCAAGCGCGAGATCCTGCCCTACCTGGAACGCCTGCACAACGAACTGGAAATCCCGCTGGTGTATGTCAGCCATGCCCAGGACGAAGTGGCGCGGCTGGCCGACCACCTGGTGTTGCTGGAACAGGGCCAGGCGGTGGCCAGCGGCCCGATCGGCGAAACCCTGGCCCGCCTCGACCTGCCACTGGCC
This genomic interval carries:
- the modC gene encoding molybdenum ABC transporter ATP-binding protein; amino-acid sequence: MSASIVARLKLARDEFTLDVDLHLPGRGISALFGHSGSGKTSCLRCLAGLERATSAYIEVNGEIWEDSARGYFQAPHLRPVGYVFQEASLFPHLSVRGNLEFGWRRVAAAERKVSLDQACQLLGIGHLLARRPATLSGGEAQRVGIARALLSSPRLLLMDEPLAALDGPRKREILPYLERLHNELEIPLVYVSHAQDEVARLADHLVLLEQGQAVASGPIGETLARLDLPLAQGEDAGVVFEGLVVGHDPHYDLLDLRLPGKDGPLLRIAHPAQVVGSSLRVKVQARDVSLALAADSTSSILNRLPVRVRESRPAGNPAHVLVSLDAGGNALLARITRFSADQLGLHPGQILFAQIKSVALLG